The proteins below are encoded in one region of Polynucleobacter sp. AP-Nino-20-G2:
- a CDS encoding NUDIX domain-containing protein: protein MTEKTFQDLPSGDLHLKEERVSGEEIYSGIFLNMKRDQVRLPDGRQAVREYLTHPGAVAILAILDDGRVLMERQYRYPIAKACIEIPAGKLEVGEDRLLCAKRELEEETGYSASKWSFIRRIHPVISYSTEFIDIYLAEGLVSGKSHLDEEEFLDVFAASLDQLLAWVEQGEITDVKTTIATYWLDRYRRGLVAPQAIE, encoded by the coding sequence ATGACCGAAAAAACTTTTCAAGATCTTCCTTCAGGAGACTTGCATTTAAAGGAGGAACGTGTCTCGGGTGAGGAAATTTACAGCGGTATTTTTCTGAATATGAAGCGCGATCAGGTGCGTCTTCCTGATGGCAGGCAAGCGGTGCGTGAATATCTTACGCATCCTGGCGCTGTAGCCATTCTGGCAATTTTGGATGATGGTAGGGTGCTGATGGAGCGGCAATACCGTTATCCGATTGCAAAAGCGTGTATTGAGATTCCTGCAGGCAAGCTTGAGGTTGGTGAAGATCGACTCTTATGCGCCAAGCGTGAGCTCGAGGAAGAGACTGGTTATTCAGCTAGTAAATGGAGTTTTATCCGCCGCATTCATCCGGTGATTTCTTATTCAACCGAATTCATTGATATCTATTTGGCCGAAGGTTTGGTCTCAGGCAAAAGCCATTTAGACGAAGAGGAATTTTTAGATGTCTTTGCCGCATCTCTTGATCAATTATTGGCATGGGTGGAGCAGGGCGAGATTACTGACGTTAAGACAACGATTGCCACCTACTGGCTAGATCGCTATCGCCGTGGGCTGGTTGCTCCCCAAGCCATTGAGTAG
- a CDS encoding DUF1178 family protein produces MKVYNLACPLDHRFEGWFASEEDCLAQQDKGMLACPICDSTEITRMPSAPHIAKSGSSKEAPASTELAVANADVGSMGSALSGDVVALTGSDHSQLEAQVQAAFLKGMRELMGRSEDVGNSFAEEARKIHYKESPERSIRGQTTLDEAEALREEGIEVMAMPMLPALKNTLQ; encoded by the coding sequence ATGAAAGTTTATAACCTCGCTTGCCCACTAGACCATCGCTTTGAAGGATGGTTTGCCTCGGAAGAGGATTGCCTTGCTCAGCAAGACAAAGGGATGCTTGCGTGCCCCATTTGCGATAGCACCGAAATTACCCGGATGCCTTCCGCACCTCATATTGCTAAATCAGGTTCCAGCAAAGAAGCACCGGCCTCAACAGAGTTAGCCGTAGCGAATGCGGATGTTGGCAGTATGGGCAGTGCTTTAAGCGGCGATGTGGTTGCCTTAACGGGTAGCGACCATTCTCAGCTGGAAGCCCAGGTGCAGGCGGCCTTTTTGAAGGGCATGCGTGAGCTAATGGGGCGCTCTGAGGATGTGGGCAACTCTTTTGCTGAAGAGGCTCGCAAGATTCATTACAAAGAGTCTCCTGAGAGAAGTATTCGGGGGCAAACTACGCTCGATGAGGCTGAGGCTTTGCGGGAAGAGGGTATCGAGGTAATGGCTATGCCAATGTTGCCAGCCCTGAAAAACACTCTGCAGTAG